The following proteins come from a genomic window of Miscanthus floridulus cultivar M001 chromosome 2, ASM1932011v1, whole genome shotgun sequence:
- the LOC136537744 gene encoding protein LURP-one-related 15-like, producing the protein MDAPAPATTPAPAPAVTAVVDARFCGLEATAFAVTKTISLTGRDFTVTDAAGAAVMQVEAAVFALLRKSLLLDAARRPVLTMQDSGYFMDTRWEVFRGDSTSRRNLLFAAVKSSAFQIRTKIYVFLAGNAAGEEAPDFVIRGSYCDGACTVCRGTSDAAIAQITRQNTAGGALLGRHTYTARISPGIDRAFILALTVILDEMHHHR; encoded by the exons ATGGATGCGCCAGCACCAGCCACGACACCGGCGCCGGCACCGGCAGTGACGGCGGTGGTGGACGCGCGGTTCTGCGGGCTGGAGGCCACGGCGTTCGCGGTGACCAAGACGATCAGCCTGACAGGGCGCGACTTCACCGTCACGgacgccgccggcgccgcggtGATGCAGGTGGAGGCCGCGGTGTTCGCGCTCCTGCGCAAGTCCCTCCTCCTCGACGCCGCGCGCCGCCCGGTGCTCACCATGCAGGACTCGGGCTACTTCATGGACACCAGGTGGGAGGTGTTCAGAGGGGACAGCACCAGCCGGAGGAACCTGCTCTTCGCCGCGGTGAAGTCGTCGGCGTTCCAGATCAGGACCAAGATCTACGTCTTCCTGGCCGGCAACGCCGCCGGCGAGGAGGCGCCTGACTTCGTCATCCGAGGCAGCTACTGCGACGGCGCGTGCACCGTCTGTCGCGGCACCTCCGACGCCGCCATTGCTCAG ATCACACGCCAAAACACCGCAGGGGGTGCACTGCTCGGGAGGCACACGTATACTGCGAGGATCAGCCCAGGCATAGACCGAGCGTTCATCCTTGCACTGACCGTTATTCTGGACGAGATGCATCACCACAGGTAG